The following are encoded in a window of Amaranthus tricolor cultivar Red isolate AtriRed21 chromosome 2, ASM2621246v1, whole genome shotgun sequence genomic DNA:
- the LOC130802852 gene encoding probable tyrosine-protein phosphatase DSP4, with protein sequence MKLEKSSSKCGDCGNCRTISFDSNNHNHQQYDLLNGKDDDVDCVFDHSYDDQFFVPPLNFAMVDNGIFRSGFPEDANFRFLQSLGLRSIIYMCPEPYPEDNIEFIKNNGIKLYQFGIEGHKEPFVNIPNEAIREALKVLLDVRNHPVLIHCKRGKHRTGCVVGCLRKLQKWCLSSIFDEYQRFAAAKARVSDQRFIELFDISNLKYFPLSFSNSKLLN encoded by the exons atgaaacTGGAGAAATCTTCATCTAAGTGCGGTGATTGTGGTAATTGCAGAACTATTTCATTTGATAGTAACAATCACAACCACCAGCAGTATGATCTCTTAAATGGAAAAGACGATGACGTTGATTGTGTGTTCGATCATTCGTATGATGATCAGTTCTTCGTTCCGCCATTGAATTTTGCTATGGTTGATAATGGCATCTTTCGTTCTGGTTTTCCTGAGGATGCCAATTTCCGTTTTCTTCAATCACTAGGCCTTCGTTCAATAAT ATATATGTGCCCGGAGCCATATCCAGAGGATAATATTGAGTTCATTAAGAATAATGGAATCAAGCTTTACCAATTCGGAATTGAAGGTCACAAG gAGCCGTTTGTAAACATTCCCAATGAAGCAATACGTGAAGCGTTAAAAGTTCTCCTTG ATGTAAGGAATCATCCAGTTTTAATACACTGTAAAAGAGGAAAG CACCGAACCGGATGTGTGGTTGGATGCTTAAGAAAATTGCAGAAATGGTGCTTATCATCTATCTTCGACGAGTATCAACGTTTCGCAGCAGCAAAAGCAAGAGTTTCCGACCAAAGATTCATCGAGTTGTTTGACATAAGTAACTTGAAGTATTTTCCATTGTccttttcaaattcaaaattgttAAATTAG